A window of Deltaproteobacteria bacterium contains these coding sequences:
- a CDS encoding nucleotide sugar dehydrogenase, whose product MNNFSYDLVIVGGCGHAGLPLAVSFAEAGLKVCAYDINQQVIQEIRSGKIPFVENGMETSLPKVLEKTFFLSADQKALQQAPAVIVTIGTPIDEHINPQFTPLMKFIREVEPLLKDSQTLIMRSTVFPGTMENIRNFFEEKKKGVSLCFCPERLAEGKALEELKSLPQIVSSFDGRGLETASLLFRKLTEKIIPLNPLEAELAKLFTNTWRYIKFSIANQFYQMAESSGAKFYKIWQAMREDYPRAQDFPKAGFAAGPCLFKDTMQLASFYNHNFFLGHAAMLVNEGMPDYIRDQLKKQGSLRKKKIGILGMTFKGNMDDTRESLAFKLRKILLFEGAQVYCSDEYWKGDRFVEPNEFLSKEELLKQCDIVIIGAPHEGYQSLNYSGKTLIDIWNHIP is encoded by the coding sequence ATGAATAATTTCTCTTATGATCTTGTCATCGTTGGAGGCTGTGGCCATGCCGGTTTGCCTTTGGCAGTTTCCTTTGCCGAAGCAGGGCTCAAAGTCTGTGCCTATGATATTAATCAACAGGTAATTCAGGAGATCAGATCGGGTAAAATTCCCTTTGTCGAAAATGGGATGGAAACTTCGCTCCCGAAAGTTTTGGAAAAAACTTTTTTTCTTTCTGCCGATCAAAAGGCTCTTCAGCAGGCCCCTGCCGTGATAGTCACCATTGGAACCCCGATCGACGAGCATATCAATCCTCAATTTACACCTTTGATGAAATTCATCCGTGAGGTAGAGCCCTTATTGAAGGATTCTCAAACTCTGATCATGCGCAGCACGGTATTCCCTGGCACCATGGAAAACATTCGCAATTTCTTTGAAGAAAAAAAGAAAGGCGTCTCGCTGTGCTTCTGTCCGGAAAGATTGGCTGAAGGAAAAGCCTTGGAAGAACTGAAATCGCTCCCCCAAATTGTCAGTTCTTTTGATGGACGCGGCTTGGAAACGGCTTCCCTGCTGTTTAGAAAACTCACTGAGAAAATAATTCCCCTGAACCCCCTGGAAGCAGAGCTGGCAAAGCTCTTCACCAATACCTGGCGCTATATCAAATTTTCAATTGCCAATCAATTTTATCAAATGGCGGAAAGCAGCGGGGCCAAGTTCTATAAAATCTGGCAGGCCATGCGCGAAGACTATCCGCGAGCCCAGGATTTTCCAAAGGCCGGTTTCGCCGCAGGACCCTGCTTGTTCAAAGATACCATGCAGCTTGCCAGTTTCTACAATCACAATTTCTTTTTGGGACATGCAGCCATGTTGGTTAACGAAGGAATGCCCGACTACATTCGCGACCAACTGAAGAAACAGGGAAGTCTTCGAAAAAAGAAGATTGGAATTTTGGGGATGACCTTTAAAGGCAATATGGACGACACGCGCGAATCCCTTGCCTTTAAGCTCCGGAAAATTCTGTTGTTTGAGGGAGCACAGGTTTATTGTAGCGACGAATATTGGAAGGGAGACCGCTTTGTAGAGCCGAATGAATTTCTGAGCAAAGAGGAATTGCTAAAACAGTGCGACATTGTCATCATCGGCGCACCCCATGAAGGTTATCAATCTTTGAATTATTCCGGTAAAACATTAATTGATATCTGGAATCATATACCATGA